The Flavobacterium sp. 140616W15 sequence CAATCCTTAATCATATCATTAAAATAAAAGCCAATTTCAGTATTGGCTCTTATTTTTGTATAGAAAGTGTTTACCAGAAGCGAAATGTCTTCTCTGTTTTCTATTTGTTTTTTCATAACTAAATGTTATTTATAATAATGAACAAGATACTAAAAAAGACGCTTGTTATAATTAGGTTGAAAACCGTTTTATGGCTCATTTGTGCTAAAATAGAAGTATTAGCTATAATATTAGTAAATACAATTATACCTAGCTGGATCATTTGTGTTACCGATGTTCCATTAGCAAGAATAAACATTGCCGCAACAGCACCAAGACAGCTTTGTCCAATTATTGCCATAGTTGCAGAACCGATGTAACTTTTATTAAAATTTTCGAATGTTGAGTTATAAAGTGTCATGATGTATAATTTTATAATAGCAAAATTACGTTCATCACTCCCTTCGTATTTATGATTCAAATCATAAAGGAATAATTATCGATATACTTTTCTGTTTATGATTTTTAATTCGCCTTTTTTCTCCAGTGATTTTATAGCACGTATAACAGTTTCAACTCGAAGTCCAGATAAATCTCCAATTTGTTGTCTCGTAAAATTGATGAGGTAGCCATTAGCATCTTTTTTGAAATTAAAATTGGCAATCGCATAATCTATTAATCGTAACACACGATGCTCGGGTTCATGAGTAGATATTTCAGCTGCCATTACTGATTTGTAATACAACCGTTGTGCTAAGTTTTGGATAATTTTAATGCTTATTGCGGGATTCTCATTCAATAATCTCATGAAACTTTCCTTAGGAACACATAGTATTTCGGCATCTTCTACAACAACTGCACTAGCAGGATATTTTTGATTTAAGAATAAAGGTGGTTCACCAAAAGATTGATTCTTATAAAATATTCCTTGAATAAATTCCCGACCGTCATCGTTATAATTGTTCATTTTTACTTCACCCGAAAGAATTTGATAGTAATGCGTAGGCAATTTACCTTCTTTAAAAATAGAAGTTGCCTTTGCATAAGATTTTTGTGTTGCATCATATTTCTCGAGCAATTCGATAGTAATCATAAATTTGTTTCTCTCTTTAGTGAAAGTGAATACGCAAATATAATTGATTCAAAATAGTTCTCCTGCATTAAAAAACTTTTACTTTTACACTCGTTATGGAACAAAAAGTACAAGACATATACAAACAAATACGATTAGCTAAAGCTGAGAATCGAAAATTACTAGCGATTCTTTTGGATCCAGATAAAATAAACTGGCAAAACTTGAATAATTTGATACTAAAAATAAACCAATCTCCAGCTACACATATTTTTGTAGGAGGGAGTTTAGTAGAAAGTACCATTTTAGAAGATTTAGTTTTTCAATTAAAATTAAAGACGAGTTTGCCAATCGTAATTTTCCCAGGAGACCCATCGCAAATTTCAGGGCAAGCCGATGCAATTTTGTTTTTGTCGTTATTGTCAGGTCGAAATCCAGATTATTTGATAGAATATCAGGTTCAAGCAGCACCGATTTTAAAAAAAATGAATTTGGAAATTATTCCAACAGGATATCTTTTAATAGAAAGTGGCAATGAAACGGCAGCGGCAAGAGTAAGTAAAACCAAGCCAATGGATAGAACAAACCTAGATTTGGTATTAGCTACTGCACAAGCAGGGGAGATGTTAGGGAATAAATTGATTTATTTGGAAGCAGGAAGTGGAGCAAAACAGACAGTTCCATTAGAAATGATTCAGCTGATTTCTCAAAATGTACATATTCCTATAATTGTTGGAGGTGGAATTGTAGCTTTGTCGCAAATTCAGAAAGCTTATGAAATGGGAGCCGATGTAGTTGTCATAGGGACAGCTTTTGAAAATGATATTCATTTTTTTGAATCATAAGTAAAGTATTATAAATGAAAATAAACAAACTCAATGATTGATTTTTTTCTTAATGCGTATAAAAATGTTCCACTTTGGCACATCGGACTCGAATTTCTTGTTTTTGTATTTGGGATATTAAGTGTTTGGTTTGCTAAAAAAGAGAATATCTGGGTATATCCTACAGGATTAATTGCTACAATTATTTCTGTTTATTTGCTTTATATTGCAGGCTATTTAGGAGACATGATGATTAATGGGTATTTCTCGATTATGAGTATTTATGGCTGGTATAATTGGTCAAAAGGAACTGGTCAGGAAGATAATTTACCAATTACGCGTACCAATAATAAAGAAAAGTTAATAGGAGTTATCTTGTTTTGTGTTACTGTTTTTGTAGTTTTCGGAATCTATAAGTTTTTTGATTATGAGCTACATAAAGATAACTATGTCGATATTCTAGCTTCAGGGATGTTTTTTACTGGAATGTGGTATATGGCAAAGAAAAAGATAGAGAATTGGACACTTTGGATTATTGGCGACATTATTGTAGTGCCTTTATATGCATATCGTGGGTTAGGAATGTTATCGTTCCAATATTTAATTTTTACAATTTTGGCTATTTCAGCTTATTTAGAATGGAAGAAAATCTTAAACAACAAGATACAAGAATATTAAAATTTGCTTTGTTTGGTCCAGAGAGTACCGGTAAAACAACTTTAGCTAAGCAACTTGCTTCGTATTATGAAACAGAGTGGGTGCCTGAGTTTGCACGTGATTATCTTCAGGAGAAATGGGAAGAAAATCAGCATATTTGTGTAGAAGAAGATATGATGCCAATTGCTTATGGACAAACCAAATTAGAAAACGATAAATTAGCTTTAGCAAATAAATTTTTATTTTGTGATACAAATCTTATGGTGACTAAGGTGTTCTCAGAGATGTATTATGATTATTGTAATCCATTGTTAAATGAAGCTGCATTAGAGCACGAATATGATTTGTTTTTTCTTACTGATATCGATGTGCCTTGGGAGAAAGATGATATAAGAGATAGTCCGAAAGAAAGAGAATCAGTTTTTTCAGTTTTTAAAGAAACATTAATAGAAACTAAAAAACCATATATAACCCTTTCGGGAAATAAAAAATTACGCTTGGCTAAAGCAGTAGAAATAATTAACAACTTAGTACTTGCTAAAGAATTAGGTTTTTCTTCTGCCGATTTTGTGCAAATTTATGAGTATGGTATCTCTTTTGAAAAGATAAAGGAACAATTGCAGATTTTTAAAAATGGAATTAACAAAAGCAATTTAATAAGCCCAGCTACAGTTTCAAATGGAATTTTGAGTTTGTCAGAAGCAGATTTTGAAGTAAAAGCTACTTTGTTTGATGCGAGTAAATCAAAATTAAAATTAAAAAAGTTTGTTCCTGCATCGGGTGCAGCAAGTAGAATGTTTAAGTTTTTGAATACTTTCTTAAATGATTTCAATATCGAAAAAGAAAGTATTAATGC is a genomic window containing:
- the pnuC gene encoding nicotinamide riboside transporter PnuC produces the protein MIDFFLNAYKNVPLWHIGLEFLVFVFGILSVWFAKKENIWVYPTGLIATIISVYLLYIAGYLGDMMINGYFSIMSIYGWYNWSKGTGQEDNLPITRTNNKEKLIGVILFCVTVFVVFGIYKFFDYELHKDNYVDILASGMFFTGMWYMAKKKIENWTLWIIGDIIVVPLYAYRGLGMLSFQYLIFTILAISAYLEWKKILNNKIQEY
- a CDS encoding Crp/Fnr family transcriptional regulator → MITIELLEKYDATQKSYAKATSIFKEGKLPTHYYQILSGEVKMNNYNDDGREFIQGIFYKNQSFGEPPLFLNQKYPASAVVVEDAEILCVPKESFMRLLNENPAISIKIIQNLAQRLYYKSVMAAEISTHEPEHRVLRLIDYAIANFNFKKDANGYLINFTRQQIGDLSGLRVETVIRAIKSLEKKGELKIINRKVYR
- a CDS encoding geranylgeranylglyceryl/heptaprenylglyceryl phosphate synthase, which gives rise to MEQKVQDIYKQIRLAKAENRKLLAILLDPDKINWQNLNNLILKINQSPATHIFVGGSLVESTILEDLVFQLKLKTSLPIVIFPGDPSQISGQADAILFLSLLSGRNPDYLIEYQVQAAPILKKMNLEIIPTGYLLIESGNETAAARVSKTKPMDRTNLDLVLATAQAGEMLGNKLIYLEAGSGAKQTVPLEMIQLISQNVHIPIIVGGGIVALSQIQKAYEMGADVVVIGTAFENDIHFFES